One segment of Desulfosudis oleivorans Hxd3 DNA contains the following:
- a CDS encoding flavodoxin family protein, giving the protein MLNIIGISGSPVKDGNVEMFLHTMLMHAEEHGARTTAINLSRLHIADCNHCNFCLKRQKAGKYCAQEDDVQGVYELLEAADIIVLASPVYFMRLSGQMASFVDRLRVFVFGNIAGGSLKNKIGISAAVAWARHGGFETTHLTHITAFLALEMLPVSVHHCISPLGASAVASQGGTGVFDKAHRHGVTLDEAGLHSGRAMIERGLELARLVKR; this is encoded by the coding sequence ATGCTGAATATAATTGGCATTTCCGGCAGCCCTGTCAAAGACGGCAATGTGGAGATGTTCCTGCACACCATGCTTATGCACGCCGAAGAGCACGGGGCCAGAACAACGGCCATAAATCTCTCCCGGCTGCATATTGCAGACTGTAATCATTGCAACTTCTGCCTCAAACGTCAGAAAGCTGGAAAATACTGCGCCCAAGAGGATGATGTCCAAGGGGTCTATGAACTGCTGGAAGCCGCGGACATTATCGTCCTGGCCAGCCCTGTCTATTTCATGCGCTTAAGCGGCCAGATGGCGTCTTTTGTAGATCGCCTCCGGGTATTTGTCTTCGGCAATATAGCGGGGGGCAGTCTGAAAAACAAGATCGGCATAAGTGCTGCTGTTGCCTGGGCCCGGCATGGCGGGTTCGAGACCACCCACCTGACGCACATCACAGCTTTTCTGGCGCTGGAGATGCTGCCGGTCAGCGTGCACCATTGCATAAGCCCGCTGGGCGCCTCGGCTGTGGCCAGCCAGGGAGGCACCGGAGTCTTTGACAAAGCGCATCGTCACGGGGTAACGCTCGATGAGGCCGGACTGCACTCTGGCAGGGCCATGATCGAGCGCGGCCTGGAACTGGCGAGGCTGGTTAAACGATAA
- a CDS encoding class-III pyridoxal-phosphate-dependent aminotransferase — translation MNKLMADAQQVFGKGVVENLVAKGLDWVESGREGWVVHDSNGNELIDCYCSSGTYNLGRKNPAIARALKQAIHETDQGNFVMISREKAMLSEKLARFTPSGLDCCLFTVVRGEAVDAACKLARGYTGRSELITVDGGCYGQTGFAMTLSERADKKDFGSLIPDVQTVPFNDIDAAGRSITKKTAAVILEPVQTENNCRTADKDYLVALRKSCDQTGALLIFDESQTGFGRTGEKFASDYFGVLPDIMLLGEALGGGMFPFSAMAFTSTVKTFFDAHPLIHLLTFGGHDVGCRVAAAALTEYDQVQPWQNAKKQGKILSEKLKQLAGSNPKLKSVQGVGLLLSLEFENAEAAEAFCRNAIQQGVLVKSGEVAKQSVVIRPPLTITDQDLEKIVTGIEKALSAL, via the coding sequence ATGAATAAACTTATGGCAGACGCTCAACAGGTATTTGGAAAAGGTGTTGTGGAAAATCTGGTGGCAAAGGGATTGGACTGGGTAGAGTCCGGCCGGGAGGGATGGGTTGTTCATGATTCAAACGGCAATGAATTGATTGACTGTTATTGTTCGTCCGGCACGTATAACCTGGGCCGGAAAAACCCCGCCATCGCCCGTGCACTCAAACAGGCCATCCATGAAACCGACCAGGGCAACTTTGTCATGATCTCACGGGAAAAGGCGATGTTGTCGGAAAAACTGGCCCGATTCACCCCGTCTGGCCTGGACTGCTGTCTGTTTACGGTCGTAAGAGGCGAAGCTGTGGATGCCGCCTGCAAGCTGGCCCGTGGGTATACCGGCAGATCTGAACTGATCACCGTGGACGGGGGCTGTTACGGCCAGACCGGGTTTGCCATGACCCTGTCCGAGCGGGCAGACAAGAAAGACTTCGGTTCTCTGATACCGGATGTTCAGACGGTCCCCTTTAATGACATCGATGCTGCCGGAAGATCAATCACCAAAAAGACGGCGGCTGTCATCCTGGAGCCGGTTCAAACGGAAAACAATTGCCGCACCGCGGACAAGGATTACCTCGTTGCCCTGCGTAAATCTTGCGATCAAACCGGGGCGCTGCTGATTTTTGATGAATCCCAGACCGGGTTCGGAAGAACCGGGGAAAAGTTCGCCTCGGATTATTTCGGTGTGCTGCCGGATATCATGCTTCTCGGTGAAGCTCTGGGCGGCGGTATGTTTCCCTTCTCGGCCATGGCATTTACAAGTACCGTGAAGACGTTTTTTGATGCCCATCCCCTGATCCATTTGCTGACATTCGGCGGACATGATGTGGGCTGCCGGGTCGCGGCCGCTGCTTTAACGGAATATGATCAGGTACAACCCTGGCAAAACGCCAAAAAACAGGGAAAGATACTGTCGGAAAAGCTGAAACAACTGGCCGGCTCAAACCCGAAACTCAAATCCGTTCAGGGTGTTGGGCTGCTGTTATCCCTGGAATTTGAAAACGCGGAAGCGGCTGAAGCATTTTGTCGAAACGCGATTCAGCAGGGGGTGCTGGTAAAAAGCGGAGAGGTCGCCAAACAGAGTGTCGTCATCCGTCCCCCCCTTACCATAACCGATCAGGACCTGGAGAAAATCGTAACCGGGATAGAAAAGGCTTTATCTGCCCTGTAA